The following proteins are encoded in a genomic region of Actinomadura sp. NAK00032:
- a CDS encoding nuclear transport factor 2 family protein, whose product MTAVTWDAPDSDHPARRAVRAAMAAAAGGRKQEWLALFGPDAVIEDPVGPSMLDPEGKGHRGPDGIERFWDENIARVRKFRFQVSDSFANGLACANVVTITATLDGGTTMTIDCLTVYTVDDDGLITSFRAHWEPDRVMATLTSP is encoded by the coding sequence ATGACCGCAGTCACTTGGGACGCGCCCGACAGTGACCACCCTGCGCGCCGGGCGGTACGCGCGGCGATGGCCGCGGCCGCCGGCGGGCGCAAGCAGGAGTGGCTCGCGCTGTTCGGCCCGGACGCCGTCATCGAGGACCCCGTCGGCCCCTCGATGCTCGATCCCGAAGGCAAGGGGCACCGGGGGCCGGACGGGATCGAGCGGTTCTGGGACGAGAACATCGCCCGGGTGCGCAAGTTCCGCTTCCAGGTGAGCGACTCGTTCGCCAACGGACTCGCCTGCGCCAACGTCGTCACCATCACCGCGACGCTGGACGGCGGGACCACCATGACGATCGACTGCCTGACCGTCTACACGGTCGATGACGACGGCCTGATCACTTCGTTCCGCGCCCACTGGGAACCGGATCGAGTGATGGCCACTTTGACCTCGCCATAG
- a CDS encoding sensor histidine kinase — MASPVAWARHRPWPVLAVLLAEMTIAAAALRSGLEQLWPLLLVASLLVALIAATRAPRAGVAAAALTLTVQQITWQASLFAESGWRRVLAPGFLGLTVLLALSVLAAWLAGTLIRQRREYEQALHGHATAEAVSAERLRIARDLHDMIAHSIGVIAIQAGAGSRVIDTAPEQTRDALGAIEDTSRRTLSELRRMLGILRQAEPDPATPSDTEPLAGLAALDRLVASTADAGVQMQVRRRGTPAPLPPTIDHAAFRIVQESVTNVVRHVGTPRCQVTIEHRPGELLVQITDDGPGGASATGPGYGISGMRERVALLNGHLTAGPRPDGGFAVSARIPIPATAPGPSHPPQSIRAR, encoded by the coding sequence TGGCCGAGATGACCATCGCCGCAGCGGCGCTGAGGTCGGGGCTGGAACAGCTCTGGCCGCTCCTGCTGGTGGCGAGCCTGCTGGTCGCGCTCATAGCCGCCACCCGCGCACCCCGGGCGGGAGTCGCCGCGGCGGCCCTCACCCTCACCGTCCAGCAGATCACCTGGCAGGCGAGCCTGTTCGCCGAGAGCGGCTGGAGGCGCGTGCTGGCCCCGGGGTTCCTCGGGCTGACGGTGCTGCTGGCGTTGAGCGTCCTGGCGGCCTGGCTGGCCGGGACGCTGATCCGCCAGCGCCGCGAGTACGAGCAGGCCCTGCACGGGCACGCCACCGCCGAGGCGGTGAGCGCCGAACGCCTGCGCATCGCCCGCGACCTGCACGACATGATCGCCCACAGCATCGGCGTGATCGCGATCCAGGCCGGCGCGGGCAGCCGGGTCATCGACACCGCGCCCGAGCAGACCCGGGACGCGCTGGGCGCCATCGAGGACACCAGCCGCCGGACACTGTCGGAACTGCGGCGCATGCTCGGCATCCTCCGCCAGGCCGAACCGGACCCGGCAACACCCTCGGACACAGAACCGCTCGCCGGACTGGCCGCCCTTGATCGGCTGGTCGCGTCCACGGCCGACGCCGGTGTCCAGATGCAGGTGCGCAGGCGCGGAACCCCGGCCCCGCTGCCACCGACCATCGACCACGCCGCGTTCCGGATCGTCCAGGAATCGGTGACCAACGTGGTCCGCCACGTCGGCACCCCACGCTGCCAGGTGACGATCGAGCACCGGCCCGGCGAACTACTCGTCCAGATCACCGACGACGGCCCGGGCGGCGCGTCCGCCACCGGACCCGGTTACGGCATCTCCGGCATGCGTGAACGCGTCGCGCTGCTGAACGGGCACCTCACCGCCGGCCCCCGCCCCGACGGCGGCTTCGCCGTCAGCGCGCGGATCCCGATCCCCGCCACCGCCCCTGGCCCATCCCACCCGCCCCAGTCGATCAGGGCGCGATGA
- a CDS encoding response regulator transcription factor, producing MTIRVVLADDQELIRAGLRMVIDAAPDLHVAGEAETGTQAVRQVRRLRPEVVVMDIRMPGMDGIEATQMIAAEATARVVMLTTYDDDANVYASLRAGASGFLVKDMALDDMISAIRVVAAGDALIAPGVTRRLIAEFARRPEPAPAPASLPGVTDRERQVLTLVGRGLSNAELAAELHISPGTAKTHVANLLTKLGARDRVQLVILAYEHRLITPSH from the coding sequence ATGACGATCCGCGTCGTCCTCGCCGACGACCAGGAACTCATCCGCGCCGGGCTGCGCATGGTCATCGACGCGGCCCCGGACCTCCACGTCGCCGGCGAGGCCGAAACCGGGACCCAGGCGGTCCGGCAGGTCCGCCGCCTGCGTCCCGAGGTGGTCGTCATGGACATCCGGATGCCCGGCATGGACGGCATCGAGGCCACCCAGATGATCGCCGCCGAGGCGACGGCCCGCGTCGTCATGCTCACCACCTACGACGACGACGCCAACGTCTACGCCTCGCTCCGCGCCGGAGCCAGCGGCTTCCTGGTCAAGGACATGGCCCTGGACGACATGATCAGCGCCATTCGGGTCGTCGCCGCCGGGGACGCGCTGATCGCCCCCGGCGTCACGCGCCGGCTCATCGCCGAGTTCGCCCGCCGCCCCGAGCCCGCTCCGGCACCCGCGAGCCTTCCGGGCGTCACCGATCGCGAACGCCAGGTCCTCACCCTGGTCGGACGCGGCCTGTCCAACGCCGAACTGGCCGCCGAACTCCACATCAGCCCGGGCACCGCCAAAACCCACGTCGCCAACCTGCTCACCAAGCTCGGCGCCCGTGACCGCGTCCAACTCGTCATCCTCGCCTACGAACACCGACTCATCACACCGTCCCACTGA